In a genomic window of Candidatus Bathyarchaeota archaeon:
- the pyrB gene encoding aspartate carbamoyltransferase, with the protein MTFKGRDIVSIADFTRAEINHILDVTASMEPLAKNGSDILKGKILATLFYEPSTRTRLSFEAAMLKLGGSNIGFADADIASVKKGETLADTVRVVENYADVIALRHSLEGSAKLSAEFSKVPLINGGSGAEEHPTQALTDLYTIQKEKGTIDGLKIAIIGDLRYGRTVHSLAYALALYNIELFLIAPESLRMRKDVLETIKNKIPVAEGTNLDAILPQVDVLYVTRIQKERFPDASEYLKVKGAYKIDLKTLQGAKKDLIVLHPLPRVDEIAPEVDATPQAKYFQQVHNGIVVRMALLSLVLGAVQ; encoded by the coding sequence TTGACCTTTAAAGGCAGAGACATCGTATCCATCGCGGACTTCACAAGAGCCGAAATCAACCACATCCTCGACGTCACCGCCTCCATGGAGCCCCTTGCAAAAAACGGCTCCGACATCCTCAAAGGCAAAATCCTCGCCACCCTCTTCTACGAACCCAGCACCCGCACACGCCTAAGCTTCGAGGCAGCCATGCTAAAACTCGGCGGCAGCAACATAGGATTCGCAGACGCCGACATCGCCTCAGTCAAGAAAGGCGAAACCCTCGCAGACACCGTCCGCGTTGTCGAAAACTACGCCGACGTAATCGCGTTGCGCCACAGCCTCGAGGGCTCCGCAAAATTATCCGCAGAATTCAGCAAAGTCCCCCTCATCAATGGCGGCAGCGGGGCAGAAGAACACCCAACCCAAGCCCTCACCGACCTCTACACAATCCAAAAAGAAAAAGGAACCATAGACGGATTAAAAATCGCCATAATCGGCGACCTCCGCTACGGCAGAACCGTCCACTCACTTGCCTACGCGCTGGCGCTCTACAACATCGAACTCTTCCTCATCGCGCCCGAATCGTTGCGGATGCGCAAAGACGTTCTGGAAACTATAAAAAACAAAATCCCTGTCGCCGAAGGCACCAACCTTGACGCTATCCTGCCCCAAGTCGACGTTCTCTACGTGACCCGTATCCAAAAAGAACGCTTCCCCGACGCCTCTGAATACCTAAAAGTCAAAGGCGCCTACAAAATCGACCTCAAAACCCTACAAGGCGCCAAAAAAGACCTCATCGTACTCCACCCGCTGCCTCGTGTGGATGAAATTGCCCCCGAAGTGGATGCCACACCGCAGGCGAAATATTTCCAGCAGGTGCACAATGGTATCGTTGTGCGCATGGCGCTCCTTAGTCTCGTATTGGGTGCGGTCCAGTAA
- a CDS encoding PQQ-binding-like beta-propeller repeat protein: MAKVNWAVLFLVVFLITPLLSAACGQLGAQTFASNDDWPMFRHDSTHTGAVTNSSLIVPNELWRFAEGTSNNIFISSSASVVNGIVYIGSNYNAVNHRGGSIYALDAYTGVKIWDFSTNGSIYSSPAVWNNILFVGGAESNFYALNALTGAKLWSTKVFASYSSPCVVDGVVYVGSIDGNVYAFDACSGEKIWNYTTGDSVGSSPALHGGVVYVGSNDHNVYALDAKDGSKIWNFSTGGIVHSSPAVSGGVVYVGSGDSTLYALDSSTGTKLWSYPYKTHVRDVSGIQASPAVADGFVFFVASDHVFYALNAATGSQVWNVTKLSVDVSSPVVADGLVYVCVPRGFLAFNASTGATIQTYVLKDIANAKIIDGHWQVITGYGLIKSSPTISNGVIYFTSENGNLYAIGEPIIQPSTDQVISGLDNYVIWIILAALTLGISIVITIFVRNRKAKHSG, encoded by the coding sequence ATGGCAAAGGTTAACTGGGCAGTGTTGTTTTTGGTTGTGTTTCTAATAACGCCGCTGTTATCTGCTGCTTGTGGGCAGTTGGGAGCACAAACCTTTGCTTCAAATGATGATTGGCCGATGTTTCGACATGACTCTACCCATACAGGTGCCGTAACAAATTCCTCCCTCATTGTGCCAAATGAGCTGTGGCGTTTTGCTGAAGGCACATCAAATAACATCTTTATTAGTTCATCTGCATCCGTCGTCAACGGCATAGTTTACATTGGGTCAAACTACAATGCAGTTAACCATAGAGGGGGCAGCATTTACGCGTTGGATGCTTATACTGGAGTTAAAATCTGGGATTTCTCAACTAATGGGTCCATATATTCATCCCCCGCGGTATGGAACAATATTTTGTTCGTTGGGGGTGCAGAGAGTAATTTCTATGCATTAAACGCGTTAACTGGCGCTAAACTATGGAGCACTAAGGTGTTTGCGTCTTATTCTTCACCATGTGTTGTTGACGGAGTGGTTTATGTTGGCTCAATTGATGGTAACGTTTATGCTTTTGATGCTTGCAGTGGGGAAAAAATTTGGAATTACACAACGGGGGATTCGGTTGGGTCCTCGCCTGCCCTCCACGGAGGCGTTGTTTATGTGGGTTCAAATGACCACAACGTTTATGCCCTTGATGCGAAGGATGGTAGCAAAATTTGGAACTTTTCAACTGGTGGTATAGTTCATTCTTCGCCTGCTGTTAGTGGCGGAGTGGTTTATGTTGGTTCTGGGGACAGCACCCTTTACGCTCTAGATAGCTCTACGGGGACAAAATTATGGAGTTATCCGTATAAGACACACGTAAGGGATGTAAGCGGCATTCAGGCTTCCCCCGCGGTGGCAGATGGTTTTGTATTTTTTGTTGCGTCTGACCATGTGTTCTATGCACTTAATGCGGCTACGGGTTCACAGGTTTGGAACGTCACAAAACTTTCTGTGGATGTTTCTTCTCCGGTTGTTGCTGACGGCCTTGTTTATGTTTGTGTTCCCCGAGGGTTTCTTGCATTTAACGCTTCGACTGGCGCGACAATACAGACATACGTCCTCAAGGATATCGCGAACGCAAAAATAATTGATGGTCACTGGCAAGTCATTACGGGGTATGGCTTGATTAAATCATCACCTACCATAAGTAACGGTGTCATATACTTCACCTCGGAAAATGGGAACCTCTACGCAATAGGCGAACCAATAATCCAGCCTTCAACTGACCAAGTGATTTCAGGCTTGGATAACTATGTTATCTGGATTATTCTTGCTGCCCTTACCTTGGGGATTAGCATTGTGATTACAATCTTTGTACGTAACCGAAAAGCCAAACATTCAGGTTGA